A window of the Pseudomonadota bacterium genome harbors these coding sequences:
- a CDS encoding DUF1015 family protein yields the protein MSVLRPFRALRPRPDVAAQVASVPYDVVDRAEAAALAAGNAHSFLHVSRSEIDLPESTHPYSDEVYASAASRFSRMRAEGVLIDEASPCLYVYRL from the coding sequence ATGTCCGTACTGCGTCCCTTCAGAGCCCTTCGTCCACGCCCTGATGTCGCCGCCCAGGTGGCATCGGTGCCCTATGATGTCGTCGACCGTGCTGAGGCTGCGGCGCTTGCCGCGGGGAACGCGCACAGCTTCCTCCACGTGTCGCGCTCTGAGATCGACCTGCCCGAGAGCACGCACCCGTACAGCGATGAGGTGTACGCGTCGGCTGCCAGCCGATTTTCGCGAATGCGCGCTGAAGGGGTGCTCATCGATGAGGCCTCCCCCTGCCTGTACGTCTATCGCCTGA